The nucleotide sequence AAAGAGTTAAAAGAGCGTGCTGGCCAAGTGGAGGAAAAACTAAAAGAGGAAGCGCCAAAGTGGAAAAAAGTATTTGAAAAAATGCAGGAAGACGCCGGTAAGGTTGGCGACAAAGTGATTGATAAACTTAGAGAGTGGCAAGGGCAATAAAAGTAAATGTGAGCAGCTGGAATTAGCTGCTCACATTTTATTTTGCTGACGATAAGCCCCTTTTGATATGGTGGTGTTCTCGGACTAGATAACCTGTTGACGACGCCGATATAACCGAACCAGGCATGACTTCGGATAAAATCACAGGATCTTACTGCCATTTTGTCCAAACACGGCATCACTTCAGACAAAGTTAAAGGCAACCCTCGCCATTTTGAACGAACAGGACATCACTTCGGACAAAGTTACTGGCGATCCTCCCCATTTTGTCCGAACCTGGCCTCACTTCAGACAAAGTTACAGGCAATCCTCCCCATTTTGTCCGAACACGGCCTCACTTCAGACAAAGTTACACGTAATCATCGCCTTTTTGTCCGAACATGGCATCACTTCAGACATAGTTACTCGCGGTCATCGTCTTTTTGTCCGAACATGGCATCACTTCAGACATAGTTACAGGTAATCACCTCAGTTTTGTCCGAACCTGGCCTCACTTCAGACAAAGTTACTGGCGATCCTCCCCATTTTGTCCGAACACCGCCTCACTTCAGACAAAGTTACACGTAATCATCGCCTTTTTGTCCGAACATGGCATCACTTCAGACATAGTTACAGGTAATCACCTCAGTTTTGTCCGAACCCGGCATTACTTCGGACAAAGTTACTGGCGATCAACTCAGTTTTGTCCGAACCAGGCATTACTTCGGACAAAGTTACAGGCGATCACCTCAGTTTTGTCCGAACCCGGCATTCCTTCAGACAAAGTTATAAGCAAACACCTTGTTTTTGTACAAACCTGGTGTTTTAGAATATTTTAGAATAAATACATGTATCCCTTAACTCACCGTCAACTGAAACTGAATCATTCTTTAGTATGCCATCGAGAGCAAACCCTAATTTTTCAGGGATCGCCCTGCTTTTTGTATTCAATGAATCACACCTAATTTCGATTCTGCGGGCCTTAAGCTCTCGAACGGCAAAATCAGTGATTCCCTGGACGGCCTCTGTCATATACCCTCGCCTGCTATATCGAGTGTCAATCCAATAACCGATTTCGAATTTTGGGACATCCCAGTTGATTCTATGTAGACCGGATGAGGCAACAAATTCCCTGGTATCTTTCTTAAATACAAGGAGCCTCAGGTCTGACCGATTTAAAAAATTCAAATATCCTTGTCTGATCACTACTTCTGTTTCTTCAACCGTTTGTTCCTTTTGGGCAAATGGCATCCATGGTTGAAGTTCTTTTAAAGATGCATTTATTGATTCACATGTGACAGCACCGTCACCAGGCAGCGGCATCCTGATAAAAAGCCGGTCTGTTTCGAATTCAGTTGGAAAATCCAATAAAATAGGATTCACCTTAACCTCTCTCCTTTCAATCTTCCATTTAAAAAGAGCGGTCACAAGACCGCTCGTTAATTTATTCTGCTTAAATACTGATATCCCTCTTTTGGAAAAAGAAAAATGTAAGCATCATAAATACTGCGTAATATACAGCGAGGATGGACAGCGATACTGGCAATGTTATATCCTCAAGTATTCTTTCCTGAAGAGCATAGACTGTCAAATCCAAATGCGGGAAAATCAAAAATTTCGCCCATGTATACTTATCAGCAAGCATCAAGATAATACCGCCGAGTGTAGATGAAAAGAAGAGGACAAAAATTCCTATTCCGACCGCTAGAGCTTGGCTTTTAAACAATGTTGACAGCATAAAGGCAATCGTCATGATGATGAGCAGGCTTGGAATGAAGTAAAGCATTTTTAACATGAATTGTGTACCGACAATGGCTACCTTTCTCCCTTCCAGCGTGATTTCAAATATCTTCATATTGAAATCCCCACTGCCAAATAGGAGCAATCCAATGATATATCCAGATACGATTAGTGTTAAGACCAATAATAATGCATAGAAAATGACAGCTATGTACTTTGAAAGAAGGATTCTCCATCTTTGATGCGGTCGAATCAAAAGCTGCTTTATTGTTCCATCGGAGAATTCTGCAGCAACATTGGCACTGCCGACAACAACCACGAACAAGGTGACGAGTGAGCTTACACCCACCACGACATCATTCATGAAGTGCCAGTTTGTTTTTTCATGCGGATTTATGTCTTGATCAAGAAATTGCTGGGTTTGCTCAATTTGGTTTTGAATCATTTTCTTTTCGTCACCGGAAGCAGATGCCATCTGGTTTTCAAGCATGGCAATTTCATCCTGGGTATCCTGTCTCCAATTAGGGTTCGGATCTGCACTGAATTTAGAATAGATAATTCCTGCGATTAATACTGCCAGTACAATAACGATCATATATATCCAACTTGCCATTTTGCCAAATATCTTCATCAATTCATTTTGTATTAAAGGAATCATACCATTTGCTCCTTTTTATCTTTATTTGTGATTTCCAAGAAGCGGTCTTCCAGCGTTGCTTTCACATTTAAAATTTCATAAACATCTATATCATTTTCAACAAATAGCTTGTTGATCATCGGTATTTGTTCTTTGCGAGTTGATAAGGTCAGACGCGAGCCTTTACTCGAGGTCACTTTGACATCTGCCATATATTCTGTTAAAAGCTTAGAAGCAAGGGCGGGATTTGACACTTCCACTTCTATCGTTTTTACCTTTTTTTCCTCCGATGTTTCATTATCATGCATGGAAGATATATGGATCAGTTTTCCCTTTTCGATAATTGCAAACCGGTCGCACATTAGCTGCATTTCTGATAATAAATGCGAGGAGACTAACACAGATGTTCCCTGGCTTGCGAGCAAGCGCAAATAATCACGGAATTCACGAATTCCCTGAGGATCTAGTCCATTTGTAGGTTCATCCAGTATTAGGATGGACGGCTTATGTAAAATTGCTTGGGCAACCCCTAGGCGTTGGCGCATCCCTAAGGAATAAGTACGAACTTTATCATGTATTGCAGTATCAAGTCCTACCAGCTCGGTTACTTCGTTAATTCGATCTTCAGTAATTTCGCTTAATGCCATACGAGCGTAATGCCTAAGGTTTTTATATCCACTAAGGTATTTATAGAATTCCGGGTTTTCCACAATGGCACCCAATTCATTCATTGCCTCTGTAAAGGAATCATCTAAATCATGTCCATTTATTAACACAGTTCCTCCTGTACGATTAATCAGACTAACGATCATTCGGATGATTGTTGTTTTCCCCGCACCATTAGGACCAAGAAGTCCAAATATTTCACCCCGTTCTACTTGAAAACTCACGTCATCAACGATTGTCTTTTTACCAATCGTTTTTGTTAACGCGTTTACCTCAAGGGCAAATTGCGACATAGAATCTCCTCATTTCATAAAAAAGTTTATATTTCATTGCCTCACAAAGATTATTACGATGAAAATTGTAAAAAGTTACAAAAAAAGCAAAAAAAGATTATCGTATCAGATCCTTTATCTTTATTCTGTATATTGCCCATCCTTAATACACACGATATAAATGATATTCGTACGAATATCGCGTGTTTCAAAAATCCATTCATGAGGTGATTGTATGAGTTACAAAGATCATTTGGATCCACACTCACAACTTTTTCACCACAGTAGGTCAAGGCGCAAGCATACAAACTCGCAGATAAATGGTGAAACTCAGGTAGCACATAATGTTCTTCTTGCGAGGAGTAACGCGAAAGCGCACCGCATGTTTTGATTTTTTGAAACCAAAAAAGGAAAAGGCGCACATTTGCGTCTTTTCCTTTTTAAAAGCTTCCATAGCCTATGCAGCAATAACTATCAATCAAAACTTTGCCGATATTAAAGGTTTTAAAGGAAAATAAAATAAATCAGCCCTGCCAAAATAATCCGATAAATAGCGAATGGCATTAATTTAATTTTATTGATAAGTTTCAAAAAGAATCTAATGAAAATTAACGCGAATACGAATGCGCTGATAAAGCCTACAGTGAAAAATGGCAAAGCATCAATCGTGAAATACTCCCAATTTTTCAATAGGGAAATGCCGCTGGCACCGAGCATGATCGGAACCGCCATAATGAAGGTGAAATCGGAAGCCGCGCGATGGCTCATTCCAAGAATAACTCCTCCAGCAATTGTAGAACCAGACCTGGAGAATCCAGGCCATAAACCAAGGCACTGGAACAAACCTACTCCCAGTGCTTGTTTATAGCTGATTTGATCAACGTCTTCAGTCTTGAGTTTTTTCGGTTGTAAGCGGTCTGCGATGATTAATAGGAATGCACCGACTACTAATCCAATAATCACTGTTTCTACGGAGAATAGGTGTTCATCAATATAATCCTCAAATAAAACGCCTGTAAACCCGGCGGGAATCAAGCCAACAATCACTTTAGGCAAGCTTAACCTGCCTTTGGAATCTCCTAATGAAACCCCTTTTTGCAAAGCTAATAGGTTTATGAATCTTTCCTTAAACACAATAACCACAGCTAAAATAGATCCTAATTGAATCACTACTTTAAAAGTATTGGCAACTGGTTCTGTAAATAATTGTTTAGAGTGCAATAGCAGGTCATCGACAATAATCATATGACCGGTAGACGATACAGGCGCAAATTCAGTTAATCCTTCTACTAGACCGAGTATAAATGCCACAAATAATTCCCAAATGTTCATGTAGTGGTCTTACTCCTTTTAAAGTTAAATTTAGATATTGATTACTTGCCATGTTCAGAAAACCTTACCAACAAAAAGATAAAAATATAAATTGCACTCATTAATTTTTATCCTTAATTGGAGTTTTAGTCAAGAACAAAAAGCGCAAGCGCCTTGCTCAGCCCCGACAAGCGCTGGAGGTCCGCTCAACCAAGTCGTTCTTTGACTTCATTGGGCGGACCGAAGCGACTCGAGGGGCTAGGCGCTGGAGCTGGATTAAGAATACTACATGTAGTAATCAACTTATTGACTTTTAAAATCCAGATTAAAAACAACAAAAAAGCAGCATCAAGAGCTGCTTTGAGAACTATCCTTAAAACAAAGGATTTTTGTCCAATATAGTTTGTGATTGTGTATATGATTGCCCCAAGTAGTATCGCGATATTGTCCGAATCGATAAAAAATTGCCTTACTGTAATGGAGTCCATTGCCCCCGTTATCACTCGGCTGATCGAGAAGGAAAGGAAGTAACACGCTAGAACAACTATAATAAACCTTGGTCCCCCAATCTGAATGGGAACACTGCTATTAAATGTAAAAGTTCGATTCAATAGAAAACTAACTGCAGCACCTATAGTATTTCCTGTGAATGTGGCATACCAAAATGGCCAATCCAGTCCATTCTTCAGTAACAGCATCAGCCCCATTCCAACAAATGTATTCAGCACGCCAACTAACAGGAATTTCAGGAATGGGGGAAAAGTTGTAGTTCTCAGGACAATCTTTTGCGCCAGCTGATTAGTTATTCTCAGATAGCTTCCGAGTTTCAACGATTGACTCATAATCTGCCCCTTCCATGTTCATCAATTTCCTGGACACAGGCAGGTTAAAGAGATCGACATCGATGATATACTTCGGTCTCCGCTTTGTTTCTTTATAGATTTTACCTATATACTCTCCGACCAAACCAAGGGCAATTAGCTGCAGTCCCCCTATCAGCCATATCGAGGTAATCAGGGATGTCCATCCAAGTTCTGTGTTCCCAAAAAGCTTCAATGTAAGAAAGTATAAACCGAATACAAGGCTTACAAAAAAAGAGAGACATCCTATAAGCATAACGAATCTTATCGGTGTAACTGAAAATGAAGTGATTCCGTCAAAGGCAAACGCTAGCATTTTCCTTAATGGATATTTCGTTTCCCCTGCAAGCCGTTCCTTTCTTTCATAATAAACAGCAGTAGAGTTAAAACCGATTAATGGAACAATTCCACGAAGAAACATATTACTTTCCGCAAATTGCTCCAATTCTTCAACGGCCCTCTTGCCCATCAAGCGAAAATCGGCGTGGTTGAACACCAGTTTGACCCCAAGCTTGTCCATTAGCTTGTAAAAACCTTCTGCAGTGAAACGTTTGAAGAATGTATCACTCTCCCTGCTGCTCCGCACACCATATACAACCTCGTAACCCTCGTTGAACTTTCTTACCATTTCTTTCATAGCAAGAATATCATCTTGCAGATCAGCATCGATGGTTACCATGCAATCGGATGCCTCTTTTGCTGAAAAAAGCCCGGCAAGCAAGGCATTCTGATGCCCAGCATTTCTTGATAGCTTTAGTCCTTTTACCATTTCGTTAATTAAACTTGCTTTGTATATCAAGTGCCAAGTACTATCCTTGCTCCCATCATCGACGAATAAGATTTTACTTTTTTCTGATATCAGGTTTTCCATGATCATTTCACTAAGATTTGATGTTAACTGATCAATAGTGTCTTCTAAAACTTCTTCTTCATTATAACAAGGAACGATAATTGTTAAGATCGGCATATTCATTTATGGCCCTCCTTGGTGTTATAAAGCTTCATAGAGGTAAATTTTCCAGGCACTATCCTTTGAGGTAAAAACTTTACCAAGCTTCAGGTTATTTTCTATTGCGTTATCAATGGGAACAGAAGAAAAGATATATTCCCCGCCCATTTGTTTAAACGGCTCTAAATTCAATTCGATATTTTTAATTCTTCTTTTTGATGTTTTTTTAAACATATAATGTTTTCCCAATTCATCAGTAAAGATGTAACAGCGTCCGCCCCACTCATCAAAATAAACTCGGATCCGTTTATTTTTCTCAAGTTCTTTTTCGAAAATCTTCCTGAATTGATATTTATAACTCAGAGGATAAAAATTATTGTAGGTATCGAGTGTGTAAAATCCATTATATTGTGCAATGGCTGGATGTAAGCCTATACTGGCGACACGATAGCTATTTTGAGGTTTTCCTATGTGGTTTTTAATCGCTTCAAATTGTTCCTCAGCATAAAATTCCCTAACACTAGGCTTTTTGTGAAAAACAATCTCTTCATTTGTTAACAACAGCAAGAAGATTTGGGCAGCTATCAGCCAGGGAACTGATCTGCGAAATACTTTTTCATTCCAGAGAATCCTCAGGCCAATGGCAAATAAAATGTACACCACTAATGGACGCAAAAAGTGATACCTGGCAAAATTAAATGTATCTAAAAAATGGAACCTCTCCGTTAATGGAAGCCATCCTTTATAAAACCAAAAGGCATACCAAGCGGATAAGATAAAATTCAGCACAAATAAGAAAACGAAGATACGCTCTTTCCCCCATTTTCGATGCTTCCAAATCAAAAACATCGCTGCAATGATGACCGGCAAAATAATAATTGTATGTACAGTCATTACATGGTGATGCCCAAGGAAGAAATTTTTGAACGTAAGCCTGACGGAATGCCAGAAAGTCAGGCGGGCATGAAAGTATTCATCCCTGCTATTAGGTTCTCCATCAAATAAAAAGGAATATACCAGCCTGTAATCAGTGATTAAGTAAACAGCAGTCATATAAGCTATTGCTATGAAGAATCTCCAGTTCCATCCTTTACCCCGAATTACATCACTAAGCCAGAATAAACCCATTGCACTAAGGAAAAAGAAAAAACCCAAAACAATACTTGAGTAAAATGGCAAGAGAGTAAGGGCAAGATAATGCAACCAGGTACCTCTTCCATTTCTTATATGAAAAAAAGCCCAAAGTGCCAGTGGCATACCCAATGTACTAAGCATTCCTGACGGCCAAAAAGGAGTAAGGGCAAATGCAAGCGCGGTTCCAACACGAATCAGGCTCTTATCTTTTCCCTTAACAAAGTGGTCCTTCAAAACCAAATACATTCCGAGGAAGGCAATAAACCTTGTGATTGTCTGGCTTATTCCGTATGCAATCATGGTAGGGAACCATACATACAGCCAAACAATAAGGCTATACTCGGTTCCAAGCGCGTTCCTTGGCAGCCCATTAATGATTTGAGAAATCCTGGATTCTAACGGTCCGGCAATCTGGCCACTTTCTGCAAGTACCTTATACCATGCCAAATTTGAGTCAAGATTGTCATGGACCCGGATATGGGCATCGTCTCCTAAAATAAAATATGGGGATAGGAAGAGTGAAATCACAATCAGAGAACACACGATGAATATCCGCTCTTTATCCTGCAAGTAAGACAAATCTCATAACACCTCAAATTTCATATTTGCTTTTATTAAGTTTTGCACATTTTTAGAAACTATTCCCTCAACTGCCAAACAATCAGGAAGAGGTCCACTAACCATCATATAAGATGGTAGTCAAAAATCAGTAAATAAAAGAGTACAAAAAGTACTGAAAGAGCCAGCGCGATTATAGGCTTCTTATAGTGGAGCCTGAGCATAGGATACATCGTAGCATAGAAAAATACTTCCCAGCCCATAGACCAACCGTGTGCAAATTTAATGGCTCCTAAATTTAGCGCAA is from Mesobacillus boroniphilus and encodes:
- a CDS encoding GNAT family N-acetyltransferase, coding for MNPILLDFPTEFETDRLFIRMPLPGDGAVTCESINASLKELQPWMPFAQKEQTVEETEVVIRQGYLNFLNRSDLRLLVFKKDTREFVASSGLHRINWDVPKFEIGYWIDTRYSRRGYMTEAVQGITDFAVRELKARRIEIRCDSLNTKSRAIPEKLGFALDGILKNDSVSVDGELRDTCIYSKIF
- a CDS encoding ABC transporter permease; amino-acid sequence: MIPLIQNELMKIFGKMASWIYMIVIVLAVLIAGIIYSKFSADPNPNWRQDTQDEIAMLENQMASASGDEKKMIQNQIEQTQQFLDQDINPHEKTNWHFMNDVVVGVSSLVTLFVVVVGSANVAAEFSDGTIKQLLIRPHQRWRILLSKYIAVIFYALLLVLTLIVSGYIIGLLLFGSGDFNMKIFEITLEGRKVAIVGTQFMLKMLYFIPSLLIIMTIAFMLSTLFKSQALAVGIGIFVLFFSSTLGGIILMLADKYTWAKFLIFPHLDLTVYALQERILEDITLPVSLSILAVYYAVFMMLTFFFFQKRDISI
- a CDS encoding ABC transporter ATP-binding protein translates to MSQFALEVNALTKTIGKKTIVDDVSFQVERGEIFGLLGPNGAGKTTIIRMIVSLINRTGGTVLINGHDLDDSFTEAMNELGAIVENPEFYKYLSGYKNLRHYARMALSEITEDRINEVTELVGLDTAIHDKVRTYSLGMRQRLGVAQAILHKPSILILDEPTNGLDPQGIREFRDYLRLLASQGTSVLVSSHLLSEMQLMCDRFAIIEKGKLIHISSMHDNETSEEKKVKTIEVEVSNPALASKLLTEYMADVKVTSSKGSRLTLSTRKEQIPMINKLFVENDIDVYEILNVKATLEDRFLEITNKDKKEQMV
- a CDS encoding YpzG family protein, whose translation is MSYKDHLDPHSQLFHHSRSRRKHTNSQINGETQVAHNVLLARSNAKAHRMF
- a CDS encoding undecaprenyl-diphosphate phosphatase; protein product: MNIWELFVAFILGLVEGLTEFAPVSSTGHMIIVDDLLLHSKQLFTEPVANTFKVVIQLGSILAVVIVFKERFINLLALQKGVSLGDSKGRLSLPKVIVGLIPAGFTGVLFEDYIDEHLFSVETVIIGLVVGAFLLIIADRLQPKKLKTEDVDQISYKQALGVGLFQCLGLWPGFSRSGSTIAGGVILGMSHRAASDFTFIMAVPIMLGASGISLLKNWEYFTIDALPFFTVGFISAFVFALIFIRFFLKLINKIKLMPFAIYRIILAGLIYFIFL
- a CDS encoding GtrA family protein, whose protein sequence is MSQSLKLGSYLRITNQLAQKIVLRTTTFPPFLKFLLVGVLNTFVGMGLMLLLKNGLDWPFWYATFTGNTIGAAVSFLLNRTFTFNSSVPIQIGGPRFIIVVLACYFLSFSISRVITGAMDSITVRQFFIDSDNIAILLGAIIYTITNYIGQKSFVLRIVLKAALDAAFLLFLIWILKVNKLITTCSILNPAPAPSPSSRFGPPNEVKERLG
- a CDS encoding glycosyltransferase family 2 protein, coding for MNMPILTIIVPCYNEEEVLEDTIDQLTSNLSEMIMENLISEKSKILFVDDGSKDSTWHLIYKASLINEMVKGLKLSRNAGHQNALLAGLFSAKEASDCMVTIDADLQDDILAMKEMVRKFNEGYEVVYGVRSSRESDTFFKRFTAEGFYKLMDKLGVKLVFNHADFRLMGKRAVEELEQFAESNMFLRGIVPLIGFNSTAVYYERKERLAGETKYPLRKMLAFAFDGITSFSVTPIRFVMLIGCLSFFVSLVFGLYFLTLKLFGNTELGWTSLITSIWLIGGLQLIALGLVGEYIGKIYKETKRRPKYIIDVDLFNLPVSRKLMNMEGADYESIVETRKLSENN
- a CDS encoding DUF6044 family protein, with the protein product MSYLQDKERIFIVCSLIVISLFLSPYFILGDDAHIRVHDNLDSNLAWYKVLAESGQIAGPLESRISQIINGLPRNALGTEYSLIVWLYVWFPTMIAYGISQTITRFIAFLGMYLVLKDHFVKGKDKSLIRVGTALAFALTPFWPSGMLSTLGMPLALWAFFHIRNGRGTWLHYLALTLLPFYSSIVLGFFFFLSAMGLFWLSDVIRGKGWNWRFFIAIAYMTAVYLITDYRLVYSFLFDGEPNSRDEYFHARLTFWHSVRLTFKNFFLGHHHVMTVHTIIILPVIIAAMFLIWKHRKWGKERIFVFLFVLNFILSAWYAFWFYKGWLPLTERFHFLDTFNFARYHFLRPLVVYILFAIGLRILWNEKVFRRSVPWLIAAQIFLLLLTNEEIVFHKKPSVREFYAEEQFEAIKNHIGKPQNSYRVASIGLHPAIAQYNGFYTLDTYNNFYPLSYKYQFRKIFEKELEKNKRIRVYFDEWGGRCYIFTDELGKHYMFKKTSKRRIKNIELNLEPFKQMGGEYIFSSVPIDNAIENNLKLGKVFTSKDSAWKIYLYEAL